In a genomic window of Pedobacter sp. KBS0701:
- a CDS encoding FtsX-like permease family protein, translating to MNIFKISSKNLVRNKLTTILNIILVAFGVGILSILFLASTQINNKLEKNAKDIDLVVGAKGSPLQLILSSIYHIDYPTGNIPAKDAYKLMRNPMVKRAVPLALGDNYNGYRIVGTDSTFSKLYGLSIQKGSFWHKDLEVTIGSTVAITSGLKIGDTFFGAHGLTGNGDVHKQHAYLVKGILKSEGNITDNLILTNIGSVYKMHEEKHAEGHSHSAAEEAKEINDKQITALLIQYKSPMSVILFPRMVNQSTNMQAASPAMESARLFSLIGVGIDTLQWFAIFIMAIAALSIFISLYNAMKERKYDLAIMRCLGASKSKLFFLVMFEGVLVTFIGACLGLIIGHTALELIGSYQESSQAKLTGLTAVPQEIYLICIGLVIGTLASLIPTMQIYKVDIAQTLTKDR from the coding sequence CATTTTAGTTGCCTTTGGTGTGGGCATCCTGTCTATTCTCTTTTTGGCTTCCACACAGATTAACAATAAACTGGAAAAAAATGCGAAGGATATAGACCTGGTTGTGGGGGCAAAAGGAAGTCCATTGCAATTGATATTAAGTAGCATTTACCACATCGATTACCCAACGGGAAATATCCCGGCAAAAGATGCCTACAAGTTGATGCGCAACCCAATGGTTAAAAGGGCCGTTCCATTGGCGTTGGGCGATAATTATAATGGTTACCGGATCGTTGGTACTGATAGTACTTTCTCCAAGCTTTATGGTTTATCTATCCAAAAGGGCAGTTTTTGGCATAAAGATTTGGAAGTAACCATTGGTAGCACTGTTGCCATAACATCAGGACTGAAGATTGGCGATACTTTTTTCGGTGCACATGGTTTAACCGGTAACGGAGATGTTCATAAACAACATGCTTACCTGGTAAAGGGGATTTTGAAATCAGAGGGGAATATAACCGATAATCTGATTCTTACCAATATTGGGAGTGTCTACAAAATGCACGAAGAGAAGCATGCTGAGGGCCATAGCCACTCGGCGGCAGAAGAAGCCAAAGAAATTAATGATAAGCAGATTACAGCTTTACTGATTCAGTATAAATCACCAATGTCGGTTATCCTTTTTCCGAGGATGGTTAACCAGAGTACAAACATGCAGGCTGCATCTCCGGCGATGGAAAGTGCAAGGCTGTTTTCGCTCATCGGTGTTGGAATAGATACCCTGCAATGGTTTGCCATATTTATTATGGCAATTGCAGCCCTGAGTATTTTTATCAGCCTCTACAACGCGATGAAAGAGCGGAAATACGATCTGGCTATTATGCGTTGCCTGGGCGCATCAAAATCGAAACTATTTTTCCTGGTTATGTTTGAAGGGGTTTTAGTTACGTTTATCGGTGCCTGTTTGGGACTAATAATCGGGCATACTGCCCTGGAGTTAATCGGCAGCTACCAGGAATCCTCGCAGGCAAAATTAACGGGACTTACTGCAGTTCCGCAAGAGATCTATTTAATCTGCATCGGACTGGTTATAGGTACTTTGGCTTCGCTTATTCCTACTATGCAGATTTACAAAGTTGATATTGCTCAAACCTTAACCAAAGACAGGTAA